A single Tachypleus tridentatus isolate NWPU-2018 chromosome 9, ASM421037v1, whole genome shotgun sequence DNA region contains:
- the LOC143226811 gene encoding uncharacterized protein LOC143226811 has translation MNKNTGQSPNYLEFLWKQTHSEPALPQVLQDHRCNRLRMLFEQEEINIFAEPLYLRTYFLQQIKALTENTFLWKSSGNINWITRKLDECFEICEALDKSNLLTSGYSGLTVFQETKVLVAIIKFYLQLNWIEILVDKSFLHLSHQQKIEHLKTYRMKLESYLSFIKCLSFENCV, from the exons ATGAACAAGAACACAGGGCAATCTCCAAATTATTTGGAATTTTTATGGAAACAGACCCACAGTGAGCCAGCTCTCCCTCAAGTGTTGCAAGATCATCGTTGTAATAG GCTACGTATGCTGTTCGAGCAAGAAGAGATCAACATTTTTGCAGAGCCTCTGTACCTTCGCACTTactttttacaacaaataaag GCTTTAACCGAGAATACTTTTCTGTGGAAATCGAGTGGAAATATCAACTGGATTACACGGAAACTTGAtgaatgttttgaaatttgtgaAGCACTGGATAAAAGTAATTTGCTAACATCAG GATATTCTGGCTTAACAGTGTTCCAGGAAACAAAGGTTTTAGTagctataataaaattttatcttcAGCTCAACTGGATAGAAATTTTAGTGGACAAAAGTTTTTTACATTTATCACACCAACAAAAAATTGAACATTTGAAGACTTACAGAATGAAACTGGAAAGTTACTTGAGTTTTATAAAATGTCTAAGTTTTGAAAACTGTGTTTAA